Part of the Pedobacter roseus genome is shown below.
GTCAACATACGATAGTATTCATCCACAAGCTCAACATGGCGGATCCAAATCGGATTTAACTTGATGATCCATTCGTATTTTATTTTACCGATCAGCGATCTTTCTTTTTAAGCCAGGCAACCTGTTGATTGCTTTCATGCGGTTTACCAAGTATCTTTTTGTAAAGATCAGGTTTTCTGGCTTGGATATACCGGTATCCTCCGGAAGCTGTAAGTTTATCGGCACTTAATTCAGCTATTGCAAATTCATTACCTAAAGACCTGCATTCGGTCATTATATCTCCAAAAGGGTCCACAATCATCGAACATCCGTTTTTGAGCTGATCATCATCCATACCAACCGGATTGGAGAAAACCGCATATATTCCATTATCATAAGCCCGTGCAGGAAGCCATTTCATCAGCCATTGGCGGCCCTTAAGTCCATCGAATTCGGTGCGTAAAAGTTCAGCATTTGCTTCTTTATGCTCCCATAGTCTGGCATCCACAAAGCCTGCTCCGGGGCGGGTAGAGGGGGTACACATGGTAACATGGGGCATAAAAATAATCTGAGCGCCTAAAAGCGTGGTTGCCCGTACATTTTCTATGATGTTGTTGTCATAGCAAATCAAAATGCCGCACTTCCAGCCATATAAATCGAATACCGTAAAAGCTTCACCAGGTAAAAGATGTGGGTTTATAAAAGGGTGTAGTTTTCGGTGTTTGGCAATCAGGCCATTTCCGTCAACACAAACATAGGCTTTAAAGAGGTTGTCGTTTTCATCTTTTTCGAATAATCCGGCAAGGATAGCAATGTTAAATTCTTTGGCAATTTCGATCAGCGTGGTTATGCTCTTACTTTCAGGTATAAATTCTGCCAGTTCTAGCATCTGCGGTTTATTAAGGTGCCTGGCAAAAGTATAACCCGTTATCGCACATTCGTGGAAGGCAATTGCCTGTGCGCCCTTCTTTGCTGCTTCCATACTTAATTGTTTAATTATCGAAAGGTTATATGCCTTGTCGCCACTCTTGTTTTCGAACTGAACGGTAGCTATTTTAAAATTTTTCATTGTTGGTTTTTTAACTGATCAAAACTAATCAGTGCCATCAGGAAAAATTTGTATAAAACCGACAATCTGTTTGCTTATACCTGCATCAGGTTTATGGCCAGTACATGCTGGGCCTGTTTATAGTGGATGGGGGTAAAACCGGTCATTTTTTTAAAGCTGCGGTTAAGGTGGGCATGATCGTAATAACCCGAAATATAAATCAAATCAGCTATTTTATCCTTATTGGGCTGTTTTTGAAGTAATTTAAGAAAGTGCTGCAGTTTAATGGTATCTGTAAATTTTTTAGGCGAGGTACCTATATGTTCACGGAATTTACGTTCCAGCTGTCGTTCGGTGATGGGGAGTGTTTGGAGTAAATCATCAATGCTAATCAGTCCATGGTATTCATATATACTGCGCATAGCCAGCTTAAAATCCGTAGTGAGGTATCTTGATGCAATTAGCCGCTTGATTAAAAGCCGTTCAATAATGGCAATGGCTTCAGTTGTTGATAAGGCCGCCACAATTTGTTCTTCAGCATCACGCGCTGCCTGTCCAAAAAAAATACTTAAAGGCACAGTATCATCATTTAATTCGTAAGCTGCGATGCCTAAATGGGTAAATAAGGCATAAGGTTGTAAAACCACGACAATCATTTTTAAATCGGCATGGCTAACGATGGTATTATAATGGCTCAGTTGACCATAAACAAAACTCTGCACTTGGGGAGCAGCTGTCGAATTCTCCTCATTCCATTTCAAAAAAGGATCTTTTAAATGAAAAACAATACCTGGATTTCCATCAGAAAACATCCGGTAAGATTGTTGTTTACCGATTTTTTGGTCTATAATTAAATAATGTTTAACCAAATCCTGTAATAAATGATGCGGAGGTAACTGCATAGGTAAACAAATGTAAGAGAATCAAAGTATAGGCAAAACGTTTAATTGCAATAAAATTGTGTCTGTAGAAATAACGTATATCTTTGCGGCCTGGCACGTTGATGTATTTGAATATTAAGAAGTATTTTTCTTAATGTTCTTAACTACTTGATGGTCATGATTTGATACAAAATAATATAATTAATGGATGCTGCCCAGTTTTACGATCTTTTGAGCAAACAATTAACGGTTTTACCTAAAAACAGGTTAATTGGCTTTGGTTTAAATATCTGTGAAAGACTTTTAATTGATTACGTCGATTTTCATAGGGAATTTAACTGGGGAAATTCTGAAGTATTAAAAGAATGCATCCATTATATTAAAGATTCAATGGGAAATAAAGCTGACGCAGAAAAAGTTAATCAACTTTTAAGCAGCCTGGAAGAAGTTTTACCTGATACCGAAGAATTTACCGATCCATTGGGTACTTACGCCCTGAATGCCGGTTGTGCTGTGTTCGAACTATTAGAATACCTGATCGATCCAGAAATAGACCATTTATTAAATATCAGTAGTGTAATTACCGATACCATTGATTTTAAATTAAGTGAGCTTGAAACGGATTTAAGTGAAGAAGAATTGTTAAAACACCCCGAGATACGCAAAGAGTGGGACAATCAACTGGAATTAAGCAAATAAAAGCTTAATGTTTACAGTTTTCGCAGGTTTTCTAAAGTGGCAATCACCTTTTTCTGGCTTTTAATGGTTTCATCACAAAGCTCGAGCAACCTGTTTTTTTCTTTAATCAATGCCTTAAACTCATTCAGTTCCTGC
Proteins encoded:
- a CDS encoding nitrilase family protein, coding for MKNFKIATVQFENKSGDKAYNLSIIKQLSMEAAKKGAQAIAFHECAITGYTFARHLNKPQMLELAEFIPESKSITTLIEIAKEFNIAILAGLFEKDENDNLFKAYVCVDGNGLIAKHRKLHPFINPHLLPGEAFTVFDLYGWKCGILICYDNNIIENVRATTLLGAQIIFMPHVTMCTPSTRPGAGFVDARLWEHKEANAELLRTEFDGLKGRQWLMKWLPARAYDNGIYAVFSNPVGMDDDQLKNGCSMIVDPFGDIMTECRSLGNEFAIAELSADKLTASGGYRYIQARKPDLYKKILGKPHESNQQVAWLKKKDR
- a CDS encoding DUF416 family protein: MDAAQFYDLLSKQLTVLPKNRLIGFGLNICERLLIDYVDFHREFNWGNSEVLKECIHYIKDSMGNKADAEKVNQLLSSLEEVLPDTEEFTDPLGTYALNAGCAVFELLEYLIDPEIDHLLNISSVITDTIDFKLSELETDLSEEELLKHPEIRKEWDNQLELSK
- a CDS encoding helix-turn-helix domain-containing protein, with product MQLPPHHLLQDLVKHYLIIDQKIGKQQSYRMFSDGNPGIVFHLKDPFLKWNEENSTAAPQVQSFVYGQLSHYNTIVSHADLKMIVVVLQPYALFTHLGIAAYELNDDTVPLSIFFGQAARDAEEQIVAALSTTEAIAIIERLLIKRLIASRYLTTDFKLAMRSIYEYHGLISIDDLLQTLPITERQLERKFREHIGTSPKKFTDTIKLQHFLKLLQKQPNKDKIADLIYISGYYDHAHLNRSFKKMTGFTPIHYKQAQHVLAINLMQV